The Saccharothrix variisporea genome has a segment encoding these proteins:
- a CDS encoding cation-translocating P-type ATPase: MELLGIDPVRAAGGLAKGLLGVALAPLERTPLLRRDRRNVWSCPGRLHIEAHGVHGPRGKQVAARVERALEQHPGVLWARVNAPSSRVIVAVADPPPRTAELVDLVRRAEAEPATEEERLVEDELHHPADGLKGTRLVPTLAADAAGLLLAAVTRIAPWAPLPGELAALTAAVDLHPKLRELAAGRLQGRERADSATSVLAALVHGLASRSEGTLLDIAQRVQQWREVKAHEKAWCAAEDRLIKGPEDAAADPVVVERPVPVPEGPVDRYARRALAAGAVAGLAAAPFTGPRRAMALGIASLPKAPSVAQAAFAAQLGRVLARHGTLVMERSVLRGLDAVDVLVLDEAALGSGRSVLSDLVPLPDTDPAESARHAFALFDPTDPMAVQRDGEWVLGPVDQLAVKGRKGVRERAKLKGDVLGLARGDRLDAVLAVDVETPPIVDAIVVAAREAGLRLVVAGGPARYADTTVPSGNGLVGAVRGLQAEGHVVMVVSDHRTALGAADCGVGVHKAGGPPPWGAHLVVGEDLGAVVLLVEAVAAARRVSRDGIVLAQAASGIGAVGALTSRGAQPAEGAARAVNTASAIGFVDGVWRARKLGQGGPAVRRRVAQPWHLMPVDTVLDRLGSGPDGLDDAEVRRRARGGRQRSVGTSLGSAFLAELANPLTPVLAGGAALSAAVGSPVDAALVGGVVGVSALIGSVQQVFTDRALADLLARSAVRATVVRGGVEREVNGDDLVPGDVVRLAAGDVVPADCRLISGEGLEVDESSVTGESLPVPKDPAPIVAADPADRSSMLYEGTTIAVGEATAVVVAVGDATEVGRAMAAARRNAPDTGVEARLTELTRKTLPVALGSAVAVVGAGLLRGVPMRQSMGAAVNLAVASVPEGLPFLVNAAQLAAARRLADHGALVRNPRTIEALGRVDVLCFDKTGTLTEGRLTVSRVDNGRRGAAPGALDDALRAVLAAGVRATPAADDPSDLVHQTDRAVLEGARTARVRATTGRRGWAVVEELPFEPSRGYHATLGRGGLLSVKGAPEVVLPRCSLDDRTRKQWEKRVVRLAGRGHRVLAVAEKTGFQGSSVTDDDVRGLRFAGFLALSDPVRDAAPPAAATLREAGVRIVMITGDHPATGEAIAAEVNGGDGDVTVVSGADVEAMTDEELDDLLPTVDVIARCTPAQKVRIIEAYQRLGRVVAMTGDGANDAPAIRLADVGIALGRRGTPAARAAADLVVTDDRLETIISALVEGRAMWASVREALAILLGGNLGEIAFSVLGSALTGRSPLTARQLLLVNLLTDLAPAMAIALSRPDGESVPELLREGPLSSLGEALTRDITGRAITTTFGATAAWTLARLTGRSRRASTVALAALVGTQLGQTVITGGLDRSVLAASIGSAAALGAVIQTPGVSQFFGCTPLGPIGWGIALSSATAANALGLVLSPLLRPSS, encoded by the coding sequence GTGGAACTCCTCGGCATCGACCCCGTGCGTGCGGCGGGCGGCCTGGCCAAAGGGCTCCTCGGGGTCGCTCTCGCCCCGCTGGAGCGCACGCCGCTGCTGCGCCGCGACCGCCGCAACGTGTGGTCGTGCCCGGGTCGCCTGCACATCGAGGCCCACGGCGTGCACGGGCCGCGGGGCAAGCAGGTCGCCGCCCGGGTCGAGCGTGCGCTGGAACAGCACCCCGGGGTGCTCTGGGCGCGGGTGAACGCCCCCTCCTCGCGGGTGATCGTCGCCGTGGCCGACCCGCCGCCGCGCACCGCCGAGCTGGTCGACCTGGTCCGCCGGGCCGAGGCCGAGCCGGCGACCGAGGAGGAGCGCCTGGTCGAGGACGAGCTGCACCACCCCGCCGACGGGCTCAAGGGCACCCGGCTGGTGCCCACGCTCGCCGCCGACGCCGCCGGTCTGCTGCTGGCCGCCGTCACCAGGATCGCCCCGTGGGCGCCGCTGCCCGGCGAGCTCGCCGCCCTGACCGCCGCCGTCGACCTGCACCCCAAGCTGCGGGAACTGGCCGCCGGGCGCCTCCAGGGCCGGGAACGCGCCGACTCGGCCACCTCGGTGCTCGCCGCCCTGGTGCACGGCCTGGCCTCGCGCAGCGAAGGCACCCTGCTCGACATCGCCCAGCGCGTCCAGCAGTGGCGGGAGGTCAAGGCGCACGAGAAGGCCTGGTGCGCCGCCGAGGACCGGCTGATCAAGGGGCCGGAGGACGCCGCCGCCGACCCGGTCGTGGTCGAACGGCCCGTGCCGGTGCCCGAAGGTCCGGTGGACCGCTACGCCCGCCGGGCCCTGGCCGCCGGCGCGGTGGCGGGGTTGGCCGCCGCGCCGTTCACCGGTCCGCGGCGGGCGATGGCGTTGGGCATCGCGAGCCTGCCCAAGGCGCCCTCGGTGGCGCAGGCCGCGTTCGCCGCGCAGCTCGGCCGGGTGCTGGCCCGGCACGGCACGCTGGTGATGGAGCGGTCCGTGCTGCGCGGCCTGGACGCGGTGGACGTGCTGGTGCTGGACGAGGCCGCGCTCGGATCGGGCCGGTCGGTGCTCAGCGACCTCGTGCCGCTGCCCGACACCGACCCCGCCGAGTCCGCCCGGCACGCGTTCGCGCTGTTCGACCCCACCGACCCCATGGCGGTGCAGAGGGACGGCGAGTGGGTGCTCGGGCCGGTCGACCAGTTGGCGGTCAAGGGCCGCAAAGGGGTCCGGGAGCGCGCGAAGCTCAAGGGTGACGTGCTGGGCCTGGCCCGCGGTGACCGGCTGGACGCGGTGTTGGCCGTGGACGTGGAGACCCCGCCGATCGTGGACGCGATCGTGGTGGCCGCGCGGGAGGCCGGGTTGCGGCTGGTCGTGGCGGGCGGTCCCGCGCGGTACGCCGACACCACCGTGCCGTCGGGCAACGGCCTGGTCGGCGCGGTGCGCGGGTTGCAGGCCGAGGGGCACGTGGTGATGGTCGTGTCCGACCACCGCACGGCGCTGGGCGCGGCGGACTGCGGCGTGGGCGTGCACAAGGCCGGTGGACCGCCGCCGTGGGGCGCGCACCTGGTCGTCGGCGAGGACCTGGGTGCGGTCGTGCTGCTGGTGGAGGCGGTGGCGGCGGCCCGGCGGGTCAGCCGGGACGGGATCGTGCTGGCCCAGGCCGCGAGCGGGATCGGCGCGGTCGGGGCGTTGACCTCGCGCGGCGCCCAGCCCGCCGAGGGCGCGGCGCGCGCGGTGAACACGGCCTCGGCGATCGGGTTCGTGGACGGCGTGTGGCGGGCGCGCAAGCTCGGCCAGGGCGGGCCGGCGGTCCGGCGGCGGGTGGCCCAGCCGTGGCACCTCATGCCCGTGGACACCGTGCTGGACCGGCTCGGGTCGGGACCGGACGGCCTGGACGACGCCGAGGTGCGGCGGCGGGCGCGTGGTGGTCGGCAGCGTTCGGTCGGGACCAGTCTGGGCAGCGCTTTCCTGGCGGAGCTGGCCAACCCGCTCACGCCCGTGCTCGCCGGCGGTGCGGCGCTGTCGGCGGCCGTGGGGTCGCCGGTCGACGCGGCGCTGGTCGGCGGGGTGGTCGGGGTGTCGGCGCTGATCGGCAGCGTGCAGCAGGTGTTCACCGACCGGGCGTTGGCCGACCTGCTCGCCCGTTCCGCCGTGCGGGCCACGGTGGTGCGCGGCGGCGTCGAGCGGGAGGTCAACGGCGACGACCTCGTGCCCGGCGACGTCGTGCGGCTCGCGGCGGGCGACGTCGTGCCGGCCGACTGCCGGTTGATCAGCGGCGAGGGCCTGGAGGTGGACGAGTCGTCGGTGACGGGGGAGTCGTTGCCGGTGCCCAAGGACCCCGCGCCGATCGTCGCCGCCGACCCGGCCGACCGGTCGTCCATGCTCTACGAGGGCACGACCATCGCCGTGGGCGAGGCGACGGCCGTGGTCGTCGCGGTCGGGGACGCCACCGAGGTCGGCCGCGCGATGGCCGCCGCCCGCCGCAACGCCCCCGACACCGGAGTGGAGGCGCGGCTGACCGAGCTGACCCGCAAGACCCTGCCGGTCGCCCTCGGGTCGGCGGTCGCGGTCGTCGGGGCCGGGTTGCTGCGCGGGGTGCCGATGCGGCAGAGCATGGGCGCGGCGGTCAACCTGGCCGTGGCGTCGGTGCCGGAGGGCCTGCCGTTCCTGGTCAACGCCGCCCAACTCGCCGCCGCCCGCAGGCTCGCCGACCACGGCGCGCTGGTGCGCAACCCGCGCACGATCGAGGCGCTGGGGCGGGTGGACGTCCTGTGCTTCGACAAGACCGGCACCCTGACCGAGGGCAGGCTGACCGTGAGCCGGGTCGACAACGGCCGGCGCGGCGCGGCCCCCGGCGCGCTGGACGACGCGCTGCGGGCGGTGCTGGCGGCGGGCGTGCGGGCGACCCCGGCCGCCGACGACCCGTCCGACCTGGTCCACCAGACCGACCGGGCGGTCCTGGAAGGCGCCCGGACGGCCCGCGTCCGCGCCACGACCGGACGGCGCGGGTGGGCGGTGGTCGAGGAGCTGCCGTTCGAGCCGTCCCGCGGCTACCACGCCACCCTGGGGCGGGGCGGGCTGCTGTCGGTCAAGGGCGCGCCCGAGGTCGTGCTGCCGCGGTGCTCGCTCGACGACCGGACCCGCAAGCAGTGGGAGAAGCGCGTGGTGCGGCTGGCGGGCCGGGGCCACCGGGTGCTGGCCGTGGCGGAGAAGACCGGGTTCCAGGGCTCGTCGGTGACCGACGACGACGTGCGGGGCTTGCGCTTCGCGGGTTTCCTCGCGCTGTCCGACCCGGTCCGCGACGCCGCCCCACCCGCGGCGGCGACCCTGCGCGAGGCCGGCGTCCGGATCGTGATGATCACCGGCGACCACCCCGCCACCGGCGAGGCCATCGCGGCGGAGGTCAACGGCGGCGACGGTGATGTCACCGTGGTCAGCGGCGCGGACGTCGAGGCCATGACCGACGAGGAACTCGACGACCTCCTGCCCACCGTGGACGTGATCGCCCGGTGCACCCCGGCCCAGAAGGTCCGGATCATCGAGGCCTACCAACGCCTGGGCCGGGTCGTCGCCATGACCGGCGACGGCGCCAACGACGCCCCCGCGATCCGCCTGGCCGACGTCGGCATCGCCCTGGGCCGGCGCGGCACCCCCGCCGCCCGCGCCGCCGCCGACCTGGTCGTCACCGACGACCGCTTGGAGACCATCATCTCCGCGCTGGTCGAGGGCCGGGCGATGTGGGCGTCGGTGCGCGAGGCCCTGGCCATCCTGCTGGGCGGCAACCTCGGCGAGATCGCCTTCAGCGTCCTGGGCTCGGCCCTGACCGGCCGCTCCCCGCTGACCGCGCGGCAGTTGTTGCTGGTGAACCTGCTGACCGACCTGGCTCCCGCGATGGCCATCGCCCTGAGTCGTCCGGATGGCGAGTCGGTGCCGGAGTTGCTGCGGGAGGGCCCGTTGTCGTCGTTGGGAGAGGCCTTGACCCGGGACATCACCGGGCGTGCGATCACGACGACGTTCGGGGCGACTGCGGCGTGGACCCTGGCCCGGCTGACCGGTCGGTCGCGGCGGGCGAGCACCGTGGCGTTGGCCGCCCTGGTGGGGACGCAGCTCGGGCAGACGGTGATCACCGGTGGGTTGGACCGGTCGGTGCTGGCGGCGAGCATCGGGTCGGCGGCGGCGTTGGGGGCGGTGATCCAGACGCCGGGGGTCAGCCAGTTCTTCGGTTGCACGCCTTTGGGGCCGATCGGGTGGGGCATCGCGTTGTCCAGTGCTACTGCTGCCAACGCTTTGGGGTTGGTCCTGTCTCCGTTGTTGCGGCCTTCTTCTTGA
- a CDS encoding protein kinase domain-containing protein encodes MPEHNEVIAGRYRLLAPAGRGAAGVVWRARDERLDRVVALKFLTTGDGDRERVVREGRVAARLRHPHVISVHDVVDHGGRTCLVLEYLPSHTLADLVDTGPLPESLVAGVGWQVASALAAAHAAGVVHRDVSPFNILLTDDGTAKIADFGIARAIGEGTVTDGRAVVGTPAYWAPEVAAGEGAVFASDVYSLAATLYAAREGHPPCAQPTTSTGPLAEVLARALRHDPAERPTMAEFCALLDEVVTERPQTRVLDDPPEVPRRSAWRRTTVLTTAAALVAAGITIGLSLRTPDPTPEAQPQPTTTTTTSTVVPPPPEVCTARFTITNQWPGGYQAEVTIHNTGDQTLVNWAVTWPQEAGHAISNLWNGTFTVTAGKITVTNAPHNARIPAGGHTTFGFTANAPSTPQPHPTCTTRTT; translated from the coding sequence GTGCCGGAGCACAACGAGGTGATCGCGGGGCGCTACCGCCTGCTCGCGCCGGCCGGGCGCGGTGCGGCCGGGGTCGTGTGGCGGGCTCGGGACGAGCGGCTGGACCGGGTCGTCGCCCTGAAGTTCCTGACCACCGGCGACGGGGACCGGGAACGCGTCGTCCGCGAGGGCCGGGTGGCCGCCCGCCTGCGCCACCCGCACGTGATCAGCGTCCACGACGTGGTCGACCACGGCGGCCGGACGTGCCTGGTGCTGGAGTACCTCCCGTCGCACACGCTGGCCGACCTGGTGGACACCGGCCCGCTGCCGGAGTCGCTGGTCGCGGGGGTCGGCTGGCAGGTGGCGTCGGCGCTGGCGGCGGCGCACGCGGCGGGGGTCGTGCACCGGGACGTGTCGCCGTTCAACATCCTGCTCACCGACGACGGCACCGCGAAGATCGCCGACTTCGGCATCGCCCGCGCGATCGGCGAGGGCACGGTGACCGACGGCCGGGCGGTGGTGGGCACGCCCGCGTACTGGGCACCGGAGGTGGCGGCCGGCGAGGGCGCGGTGTTCGCCTCGGACGTCTACTCCCTGGCCGCGACCCTCTACGCGGCCCGCGAAGGACACCCGCCCTGCGCCCAACCGACGACCTCGACCGGCCCGCTGGCCGAGGTGCTGGCGCGGGCGCTGCGCCACGACCCGGCGGAACGCCCCACCATGGCCGAATTCTGCGCCCTGCTGGACGAGGTGGTCACCGAACGCCCACAAACCCGCGTCCTGGACGACCCCCCGGAGGTCCCCCGCCGCTCGGCGTGGCGCAGAACCACCGTCCTCACCACCGCCGCCGCCCTGGTCGCAGCCGGCATCACCATCGGCCTGTCGTTGCGCACCCCCGACCCGACCCCAGAGGCCCAACCCCAACCGACCACCACCACAACAACCTCGACCGTGGTCCCGCCACCACCCGAGGTCTGCACAGCCCGCTTCACGATCACGAACCAGTGGCCGGGCGGCTACCAGGCCGAGGTGACCATCCACAACACCGGCGACCAGACGCTGGTCAACTGGGCCGTCACGTGGCCGCAGGAGGCAGGTCACGCGATCAGCAACCTGTGGAACGGCACCTTCACCGTCACCGCCGGCAAGATCACGGTGACCAACGCCCCGCACAACGCCCGAATCCCGGCAGGCGGCCACACCACCTTCGGCTTCACCGCCAACGCCCCTTCAACCCCCCAACCACACCCCACCTGCACCACCCGCACAACCTGA
- a CDS encoding bacteriophage spanin2 family protein, with translation MRIPLILSAVALTAAVSGCGAAQEAAQTASAIADTATTVQVCAQALSQATAALDPGSPQQAVDQAHAAAASLTDLAATAADTTVNEAITSLAATLREVTVDDLVGKPAAWLATKADQVAALTSACAG, from the coding sequence ATGCGCATCCCGTTGATCCTGTCCGCCGTCGCGTTGACCGCCGCCGTGAGCGGCTGCGGCGCCGCGCAGGAAGCCGCCCAGACGGCGTCCGCCATCGCCGACACCGCGACCACCGTGCAGGTGTGCGCGCAAGCCCTGTCCCAGGCCACCGCCGCCCTCGACCCCGGCTCGCCGCAACAGGCGGTGGACCAGGCCCACGCCGCCGCGGCGTCCCTGACCGACCTCGCGGCGACCGCCGCCGACACCACGGTCAACGAGGCGATCACCAGCCTGGCCGCCACCCTGCGCGAGGTCACGGTGGACGACCTGGTCGGCAAGCCGGCGGCGTGGCTCGCGACCAAGGCGGACCAGGTCGCGGCCCTGACCAGCGCCTGCGCCGGCTGA
- a CDS encoding QsdR family transcriptional regulator, giving the protein MEGVAASLAVSRATLYRVAHSRDALLADALWLLGDRVLDRARQRRTVGGVDGVLQVTREFVGQLHSAAPFRRFLAREPDTAARVLLHDVHRRAVAAQRDILREVKPWPPGELDQAAFLYVRVVESVLYAELLGGTPLDLGLAERAARSLLA; this is encoded by the coding sequence ATGGAAGGGGTTGCCGCGAGCCTTGCCGTCAGCCGGGCGACCCTCTACCGGGTCGCCCACAGCCGCGACGCGCTGCTGGCCGACGCGTTGTGGCTGCTCGGTGACCGCGTCCTCGACCGGGCCCGGCAGCGGCGGACGGTCGGCGGCGTGGACGGCGTCCTCCAGGTCACCCGCGAGTTCGTCGGGCAGCTGCACTCCGCCGCGCCCTTCCGCCGGTTCCTGGCCCGCGAACCCGACACCGCCGCCCGCGTCCTCCTGCACGACGTCCACCGCCGGGCCGTCGCCGCTCAGCGCGACATCCTCCGCGAGGTGAAGCCGTGGCCGCCCGGCGAGCTGGACCAAGCGGCCTTCCTCTACGTGCGGGTCGTGGAATCGGTGCTGTACGCCGAACTGCTCGGTGGCACGCCCCTCGACCTCGGCCTGGCCGAGCGCGCGGCCCGGTCGCTGCTGGCTTGA
- a CDS encoding alpha/beta fold hydrolase, with amino-acid sequence MPLRHARPLLLVIGLLLTLTAVPAQADVLTPIVFVHGHQGSAQQWQSNAKRFSGNGYPDHLVHAFEYDTSVPTNDRAIAELDAFLADVRARTRSSTVDVIAHSRGTTVVHAYLATGATGVRRYVNVDGRSSATLPGGVPTLALWGSAQPNGSIGGATNVYLTSLGHTETTTSAAGFAHMYRFLRGRDARTTLVLPEPLVRIAGRVTFFPQNEGVPGVLRLWEVREGARVGVPRTMTTADGSFGPLLVDSGTHYEVEFVRDGELTHHFYFEPFERSDRFLRLQVSKPGGIGDQVDRCPTHTAVTVVRNREWWSGEDRLEYDGVDVLAPSAAPKLRQVLAAFAFDDGCDGVSAPGVALPAFTGLPFLTATDTYLPTTPAASIRVTEHARGTDGSRTVVVRNWPSDAHAVTVQFKDYLDLRHT; translated from the coding sequence ATGCCACTGCGCCACGCCCGCCCGCTCCTCCTGGTCATAGGCCTGCTGCTGACGCTCACGGCGGTCCCGGCACAGGCGGACGTCCTGACCCCGATCGTGTTCGTGCACGGCCACCAGGGTTCCGCCCAGCAGTGGCAGTCCAACGCGAAGCGGTTCTCCGGCAACGGATACCCGGATCACCTGGTGCACGCGTTCGAGTACGACACCAGCGTGCCCACCAATGACCGGGCGATCGCCGAGCTGGACGCGTTCCTGGCCGACGTCCGCGCCCGCACCCGTTCGTCCACAGTGGACGTCATCGCGCACTCCCGAGGCACGACGGTGGTGCACGCTTACCTGGCGACGGGCGCGACCGGCGTGCGCCGGTACGTCAACGTGGACGGCCGGTCCAGCGCGACGCTCCCCGGCGGGGTGCCGACGTTGGCGTTGTGGGGCAGCGCGCAGCCCAACGGGTCCATCGGCGGCGCGACCAACGTCTACCTGACCTCCTTGGGACACACCGAAACCACCACCTCGGCGGCGGGATTCGCGCACATGTACCGGTTCCTGCGCGGACGGGACGCCCGCACCACCCTCGTCCTGCCCGAACCACTCGTGCGGATCGCCGGACGGGTGACGTTCTTCCCGCAGAACGAGGGCGTGCCCGGCGTGCTGCGCCTGTGGGAGGTCCGGGAAGGCGCGCGCGTCGGTGTGCCGCGCACCATGACGACCGCGGACGGCTCGTTCGGCCCCCTGCTGGTCGACAGCGGCACGCACTACGAGGTGGAGTTCGTCCGCGACGGCGAGCTGACCCACCACTTCTACTTCGAACCGTTCGAACGCTCCGACCGCTTCCTGCGCCTCCAGGTGTCCAAGCCGGGCGGCATCGGCGACCAGGTCGACCGGTGTCCCACGCACACGGCGGTCACGGTGGTGCGCAACCGCGAGTGGTGGTCGGGGGAGGACCGCCTGGAGTACGACGGCGTCGACGTCCTGGCACCGAGCGCCGCCCCGAAGCTCCGGCAGGTCCTGGCGGCGTTCGCGTTCGACGACGGCTGCGACGGCGTGTCGGCACCGGGTGTCGCGCTGCCGGCGTTCACCGGCCTGCCCTTCCTCACCGCCACCGACACCTACCTGCCCACCACGCCGGCCGCCTCGATCCGCGT